A single window of Metallosphaera hakonensis JCM 8857 = DSM 7519 DNA harbors:
- a CDS encoding NAD-dependent epimerase/dehydratase family protein, producing MKFLLIGLGFISTHVALYLSEAGEDVTITYRTLNPVKEEYLALLKGKVNSINVDPLSSDFVSTVKGHDVIVNFVGEISGDERKLKIANVEVPRKLAYMAFDNGKIFIHLSGATSTGETGKNVKEEPDHCANSKASTPFEISKCEGEREIMRAAIERDGNVAILRPSLVYGRYAAHIQFVTMYRLAKAKLIPQIPLEMATVSAWSIGKAVLNLGRKSPKREFLYASECGSVKVSRFFELMARETGGGIRFPVPLSLAKIALPGEIRSLLKYSGTTYDCSKFREVAGNLSFDEEEVKANAKFLRYLDGKRKLIPT from the coding sequence ATGAAATTTCTGTTGATAGGCCTAGGCTTCATTTCAACCCATGTGGCACTTTATTTAAGTGAAGCCGGGGAGGACGTTACAATCACATACAGGACACTGAATCCGGTAAAGGAGGAATATTTAGCCCTGCTCAAAGGGAAAGTTAATTCCATTAATGTAGATCCGCTTTCCTCGGACTTCGTCAGCACGGTGAAAGGGCATGACGTTATCGTGAACTTCGTGGGGGAGATCTCTGGAGACGAAAGAAAGCTAAAGATTGCTAACGTGGAGGTACCTAGGAAATTGGCCTACATGGCCTTTGATAATGGGAAGATCTTCATCCATCTCAGTGGGGCCACATCAACAGGTGAGACTGGGAAGAACGTAAAGGAGGAACCCGATCATTGTGCCAACTCAAAGGCATCAACTCCCTTCGAAATATCAAAATGTGAGGGCGAGAGGGAAATCATGAGAGCAGCCATAGAAAGAGACGGAAATGTGGCCATTCTTAGACCTTCCTTAGTCTATGGCAGATATGCGGCGCACATACAATTTGTGACCATGTATAGGCTAGCCAAAGCTAAGTTGATACCCCAGATACCCCTCGAAATGGCAACCGTGAGCGCATGGTCCATAGGTAAGGCCGTTTTAAATCTTGGAAGGAAATCACCCAAGAGGGAGTTCCTTTACGCGAGTGAATGTGGTAGCGTCAAGGTATCCAGATTCTTTGAACTTATGGCTCGAGAAACGGGAGGAGGGATAAGGTTTCCAGTCCCACTGTCTCTGGCTAAGATCGCACTACCTGGAGAGATAAGGAGTCTACTTAAATATTCCGGCACAACGTACGACTGTTCTAAATTCAGGGAGGTGGCGGGTAATCTTAGTTTCGATGAAGAGGAAGTCAAGGCCAACGCCAAATTCTTGAGATACCTTGATGGAAAAAGAAAACTAATTCCTACATGA
- a CDS encoding S9 family peptidase, producing MNLSYLNYTPVLDFDINDGRIAYVILKDRPRVHIHGVGEVEIEEPESVHWIGSRLAVVADQGGSEVRSIYLIDDVPHPILSDGFDNMNPVFLKEDRFYFLSNRDKETIHLYLYDGGEITKVSKGKLPVLGICVSPGGRWVAYSSGIYDDDITLVDNKTGEEFVLSYPESEQSPSSTQCFTGDSLLFLSNHRGFSDIGKLSLRDHTVNWLVTSDQDKYEALMWKDKLVYTVDIRGDIIPVIDGKPLMHEGVARDLKVDRDLYFLASTFDSSADLFRYSATLDRITDSMKEVKGNFVRPRTVKYNSLGEEIDALLYERGNESRGVVYIHGGPDYECLNGYSAEIQMLVDVGFKVICPNYRGSTGRGRRFNHLNDKDLGGGDLRDVVESAKVLDVGKIAITGASYGGYLTMMAVTKYPEMWCSAAAVVPFVNWFTEKEKEREVLRQYDEVKIGNDEALLRERSPIFFLDRIKAPLLILAGENDPRCPAEETLQVVEEMKRLGRKIDYKIYENEGHGFSKRENLMDSVIRVVEFLDKNCKG from the coding sequence ATGAACCTTTCATATCTGAATTATACCCCCGTCCTCGACTTCGATATAAATGATGGGAGGATTGCATATGTAATACTTAAGGACAGACCCAGGGTCCACATTCATGGCGTAGGGGAGGTTGAGATAGAGGAACCAGAATCGGTTCACTGGATTGGATCGAGGTTAGCCGTTGTGGCGGACCAGGGCGGATCTGAGGTGAGATCAATATACTTAATTGACGACGTTCCTCACCCTATCCTCTCCGACGGTTTTGATAACATGAATCCAGTTTTCCTTAAGGAGGATAGGTTCTATTTCCTCTCAAATCGAGATAAGGAGACAATTCATCTCTACCTCTACGACGGGGGAGAAATAACCAAAGTAAGCAAAGGTAAACTTCCCGTGTTGGGAATATGCGTGTCTCCTGGGGGAAGGTGGGTTGCATACTCTTCTGGAATTTACGATGACGACATTACTCTCGTGGATAATAAGACGGGTGAGGAATTCGTTTTATCCTACCCCGAATCTGAGCAATCTCCAAGCTCGACCCAATGCTTCACGGGCGATTCGCTTCTTTTCCTAAGTAATCATAGAGGCTTCTCGGATATTGGTAAACTCTCACTTCGAGATCACACGGTGAACTGGCTTGTAACAAGTGACCAGGACAAATACGAAGCGCTAATGTGGAAAGACAAACTCGTTTATACTGTAGATATACGTGGAGATATAATTCCAGTGATAGACGGGAAACCGTTGATGCACGAAGGTGTAGCAAGGGACCTCAAGGTAGATAGGGATCTGTACTTTCTTGCATCCACTTTCGATAGTAGCGCCGACCTATTCAGATACTCAGCAACCCTAGATAGAATCACTGATTCCATGAAGGAGGTGAAGGGAAATTTCGTGAGACCTAGGACGGTGAAATATAACTCCCTAGGTGAAGAGATAGATGCTCTCCTTTACGAGAGAGGTAACGAAAGTAGAGGGGTTGTTTACATTCATGGAGGACCTGACTACGAGTGTCTCAACGGTTACTCGGCTGAAATTCAAATGCTCGTTGACGTAGGATTCAAGGTTATATGTCCCAACTACCGGGGATCTACTGGACGGGGAAGAAGGTTCAATCACCTGAATGACAAGGACCTAGGGGGTGGCGACCTAAGAGACGTGGTAGAGTCTGCAAAGGTGTTGGATGTGGGAAAGATAGCTATCACAGGCGCAAGTTACGGAGGATACTTGACCATGATGGCCGTGACAAAATATCCTGAAATGTGGTGCTCTGCAGCTGCAGTCGTTCCATTCGTGAATTGGTTTACTGAGAAAGAGAAGGAGAGAGAGGTTCTGAGGCAATACGATGAAGTTAAGATTGGGAACGACGAGGCACTTCTGAGGGAAAGGTCACCAATATTCTTCTTAGATAGAATAAAAGCCCCTCTCCTAATATTAGCTGGAGAGAACGATCCCAGGTGTCCTGCAGAGGAAACGTTGCAGGTGGTAGAGGAAATGAAGAGACTCGGAAGGAAGATTGATTATAAGATCTATGAGAACGAGGGTCATGGATTTAGTAAAAGAGAAAATCTCATGGATTCAGTGATAAGGGTTGTGGAATTTCTAGATAAGAATTGTAAAGGTTAG
- a CDS encoding cryptochrome/photolyase family protein, protein MQCTFIFRRDLRLHDNTCLLRALQKCDEVVPLFILDPRQVGDNPYKSPFALGFMYASLMELDQELGERGSRLYVVKGVAEDVVAHLRSERLYFNEDYTPFSQMRDSKIRERFRGEVISCEDLLITKKEFFVRKGRPYSVFTHFYNEARKLTVDKPRKNTFNNFANVNLPGVELLESLRDQIRESVIPGGRSAGLRALEKARMINYEKRNFPGTEGTTRLSPYLKFGVLSPREVYYQVNEEIQRQLYWRDFYTLLAYYNPHVFGHSYRREYDCIKWDNNEVHFELWKQGKTGYPIVDAGMRELNTTGFMHNRARMITASFLVKVLHVDWREGERYFATKLVDYDPSVNNGNWQWVASTGADYMFRVFNPWIQQRKFDPEAVYVKKWVPELRELSPEAIHEIYKHKVPGYPSPIIDYAEEVKKARRYYEESRALCEGERKNFKLSDFKTT, encoded by the coding sequence ATGCAGTGTACTTTTATCTTTAGACGCGATCTCAGGCTTCACGATAATACTTGTCTTCTAAGAGCCTTACAGAAGTGTGATGAAGTCGTTCCGCTCTTTATATTGGATCCCAGGCAGGTAGGAGATAATCCATATAAGTCTCCATTTGCCCTAGGTTTCATGTACGCTTCACTGATGGAATTAGATCAGGAGTTGGGTGAGAGGGGTAGCAGACTCTACGTAGTCAAGGGAGTAGCAGAAGACGTGGTTGCTCACTTAAGGTCAGAGAGGCTCTACTTCAACGAGGATTACACACCCTTCAGTCAAATGAGGGACTCGAAGATTAGGGAGAGGTTCAGGGGAGAAGTGATTTCTTGCGAAGATCTACTCATAACAAAAAAGGAGTTCTTCGTGAGAAAAGGAAGGCCCTACTCGGTCTTCACTCATTTTTATAACGAAGCGAGGAAATTAACAGTAGACAAACCTAGGAAAAACACCTTCAACAATTTCGCTAACGTGAATCTTCCTGGGGTAGAGTTATTGGAATCGTTAAGGGACCAGATCAGAGAGAGCGTAATACCTGGAGGAAGGAGTGCAGGTTTACGGGCCCTTGAGAAGGCAAGGATGATAAATTATGAGAAGAGGAATTTCCCCGGAACCGAAGGAACCACCAGGCTCTCTCCATATCTCAAATTCGGAGTGCTATCTCCAAGGGAGGTCTATTATCAGGTTAATGAGGAGATTCAGAGACAACTATACTGGAGGGACTTCTACACACTCTTGGCTTACTACAACCCACATGTATTCGGTCACTCGTATAGGAGGGAGTACGATTGCATCAAATGGGACAATAATGAAGTCCATTTTGAGTTATGGAAACAGGGGAAGACCGGTTATCCCATAGTTGATGCAGGGATGAGAGAACTAAATACGACAGGCTTCATGCACAACAGGGCGAGGATGATAACTGCATCCTTTCTGGTCAAGGTACTCCACGTGGATTGGAGGGAGGGAGAGAGATACTTCGCCACAAAACTAGTTGACTACGATCCATCAGTAAACAATGGGAACTGGCAGTGGGTTGCTTCGACTGGAGCAGATTACATGTTCAGGGTCTTTAATCCCTGGATTCAGCAGAGGAAGTTTGACCCAGAAGCAGTCTATGTGAAGAAATGGGTGCCAGAACTTAGGGAACTCTCACCAGAGGCTATTCACGAGATTTACAAACATAAGGTTCCAGGTTACCCCTCACCGATCATAGACTACGCAGAGGAGGTCAAGAAGGCGAGGCGATATTACGAGGAGAGTAGAGCCCTATGTGAAGGGGAGAGAAAGAACTTCAAGCTATCCGACTTCAAGACAACATAG
- a CDS encoding FAD-binding oxidoreductase, translated as MGGIDNLGIETKIEEREDFVNFKVKPLFVTFPKNEEEVVKLVQYAYERGIPIVPWGAGTSLTGAVSCEECILVDMKNMSQILEINEVDWYVRAQPGVNLEFLNRKLMERGFLLPPDPASFFLCSIGGAVSNSSGGMRGVKYGTFRDWVLALRVVLPTGEVIQVGEPFRKNRAGYDLVHLFTGSEGTLGIITEIWFRIIPVPRETQVSLLSYMPDLDSTAGVIQDMRRAGILPEIAEYIDNDVVHALNSQLNAGLRESKGGLLMLRVLAQDLDRMMEILNRWGGDTVQLNQEEWERVYSLRAQSAIALKAISKEMYVEDIVVPVSRLMDAIKRIRKLEEKYQVKMPIIAHIGDGNLHPNILLSDRQRAEELFEEVGKVAIELGGSVSGEHGIGVQKAKLMGIQVKAHGGIKVLEIMKQIKDIIDPKGIMNPGKYVELAYREAKSDR; from the coding sequence ATGGGCGGGATAGACAACCTTGGCATAGAAACTAAGATTGAGGAAAGAGAAGACTTCGTGAACTTTAAGGTTAAACCCTTGTTCGTAACATTTCCAAAAAATGAGGAAGAGGTTGTCAAGTTAGTTCAATACGCATATGAGCGGGGAATACCAATAGTCCCTTGGGGTGCAGGAACGAGCCTAACGGGTGCGGTTTCCTGTGAAGAATGTATCCTAGTGGACATGAAGAACATGTCTCAGATCTTGGAGATAAACGAAGTTGATTGGTACGTAAGAGCCCAACCTGGGGTCAACTTGGAATTCCTAAATAGAAAATTGATGGAAAGGGGATTCCTTCTTCCTCCCGATCCGGCCTCATTTTTCCTCTGCTCAATAGGGGGTGCTGTCTCCAATTCCTCTGGAGGTATGAGAGGGGTGAAGTACGGAACGTTTAGAGACTGGGTCCTAGCCCTGAGAGTTGTCCTACCTACGGGGGAAGTTATTCAAGTTGGGGAACCGTTCAGAAAGAATCGGGCCGGTTACGACTTAGTTCATCTTTTTACGGGGAGCGAAGGAACTCTCGGGATTATTACCGAGATTTGGTTTAGAATAATACCGGTTCCCAGGGAAACTCAAGTCTCATTGCTTTCGTACATGCCTGATTTAGACTCCACAGCAGGAGTAATCCAAGACATGAGGAGAGCTGGGATACTCCCTGAAATAGCCGAGTATATCGATAACGACGTAGTGCACGCCCTTAATTCTCAACTGAACGCGGGACTGAGAGAGTCCAAGGGAGGTCTTCTGATGCTTAGGGTTCTAGCTCAGGACCTTGACAGAATGATGGAGATACTGAATCGCTGGGGAGGCGACACCGTTCAGTTAAACCAGGAAGAGTGGGAAAGAGTGTACTCACTAAGGGCACAGTCGGCCATAGCCCTCAAGGCCATTTCAAAGGAGATGTACGTAGAGGACATTGTAGTTCCAGTTTCAAGGTTAATGGATGCAATAAAGAGGATCAGGAAACTTGAGGAGAAGTATCAAGTGAAGATGCCAATAATTGCCCACATTGGAGATGGAAATCTCCATCCCAATATACTCCTCTCAGATAGGCAGAGGGCTGAGGAGCTATTTGAGGAAGTGGGAAAAGTTGCAATAGAGTTGGGAGGATCGGTCTCTGGAGAACATGGGATTGGAGTACAGAAGGCTAAATTGATGGGGATCCAAGTGAAGGCCCACGGAGGGATAAAGGTTCTGGAGATCATGAAACAGATAAAGGATATCATAGACCCAAAGGGAATAATGAATCCGGGAAAATACGTTGAGTTGGCCTATCGAGAGGCTAAGAGCGATAGATGA
- a CDS encoding thiamine pyrophosphate-requiring protein — translation MEQTTTRTSAGVILALLKEEGVDKIFMVSGTDYAAFIEEKVRDPSLPDFIVVPHEITASAMALGYSLGGKTGLVAVHTVPGTLNALGIVSNAFTSRIPLVVLAGRSPYTEEGNTASRNLRIHWTQETRDQGEFGRQYFKWDFEIRDPSQVSIALRRALQIALSEPRGPVYLTIPREVSVMESKPRKVKMRPYEPGPSREALEEASKIIEESEKPAIITWRTGRRIEWYNALERFANRLGAPVLNYVGEVVNYPSKGVMALDKMSLNEPDLIIVVESEVPWIPKRVKVNAPVIKIDVEPAYTYIPYYGFPCDLCIQSTPLALDEIKVLGKDRWTDEIKERVIKNREEKLAEVSRLENSSKVHPRLLSSYISRFKAIVVNEYPFNPRYGDFEYGEYYSDLAEGYLGWSLGAGLGVRMATNKDVIITTGDGSFIFGVPEAFYYTASTYSIPVMVVIYDNGGWLASAEAVEEVFPEGLAKAKKIFPGADFKRYNIGETVKSFGGFFKLAETPEEAKSALQEGWNNMKKGGISVIQVVVERTR, via the coding sequence ATGGAGCAAACAACAACCAGGACAAGTGCGGGAGTTATTCTCGCTCTATTAAAGGAAGAAGGAGTGGACAAAATATTCATGGTATCAGGAACCGATTACGCTGCATTCATAGAGGAGAAAGTTAGAGATCCTTCCTTACCTGACTTCATAGTCGTGCCACACGAGATAACCGCATCTGCCATGGCCTTAGGTTACTCTCTGGGAGGTAAAACAGGCTTAGTAGCAGTTCATACGGTACCGGGTACCTTAAACGCTCTCGGAATTGTGTCCAATGCTTTCACCAGCCGGATTCCCTTGGTCGTGTTAGCCGGCAGGTCACCATACACGGAAGAAGGAAATACCGCGAGTAGAAACCTCAGGATCCATTGGACTCAGGAGACCAGAGATCAAGGAGAGTTCGGCAGACAATACTTCAAGTGGGACTTTGAGATTAGGGATCCGTCTCAGGTTTCTATAGCCCTCCGTAGGGCACTACAGATTGCGCTCAGCGAACCGCGGGGGCCGGTTTACTTAACGATTCCTAGAGAGGTGAGTGTTATGGAATCTAAACCGAGGAAGGTCAAGATGAGACCCTATGAACCTGGACCTTCGAGAGAAGCCTTGGAAGAAGCTTCCAAAATTATAGAAGAATCAGAGAAGCCAGCGATCATAACATGGAGAACTGGAAGGAGAATTGAGTGGTACAATGCCTTGGAGAGGTTCGCAAACAGGTTGGGAGCACCAGTCCTCAACTACGTTGGTGAGGTGGTCAATTATCCTTCAAAGGGAGTCATGGCCTTAGATAAGATGAGCCTGAACGAACCCGATCTAATTATCGTTGTCGAGTCTGAAGTCCCCTGGATACCCAAGAGGGTAAAAGTAAACGCTCCTGTGATAAAAATTGACGTTGAGCCAGCCTACACTTATATACCATATTATGGTTTCCCGTGCGATCTCTGTATTCAGTCGACTCCGTTGGCTTTAGACGAGATCAAAGTCCTGGGCAAGGATAGGTGGACTGATGAAATAAAGGAAAGAGTAATTAAAAACAGGGAAGAGAAGTTGGCAGAAGTATCGAGACTTGAGAACTCCTCTAAGGTTCATCCGAGGCTCTTATCCAGTTACATCTCAAGGTTCAAGGCAATCGTGGTTAACGAGTACCCCTTCAATCCCAGATACGGAGATTTCGAGTACGGAGAGTATTACTCCGATTTGGCCGAGGGATATCTTGGATGGAGCCTGGGAGCTGGGTTGGGAGTGAGAATGGCAACCAACAAAGACGTTATAATAACCACCGGAGACGGGTCCTTTATATTTGGAGTTCCTGAGGCGTTCTACTACACTGCATCAACTTACTCCATTCCAGTCATGGTGGTAATCTACGATAATGGAGGTTGGTTGGCCTCAGCCGAGGCTGTCGAGGAGGTCTTCCCTGAAGGACTAGCCAAGGCTAAGAAGATCTTTCCAGGGGCAGATTTCAAGAGATATAATATAGGGGAGACAGTGAAATCCTTTGGAGGGTTCTTTAAGTTAGCTGAGACTCCAGAGGAGGCCAAGTCTGCATTACAGGAAGGATGGAACAACATGAAGAAAGGCGGTATCTCAGTGATTCAAGTAGTAGTGGAGAGGACAAGGTAA
- a CDS encoding PEP/pyruvate-binding domain-containing protein, with protein sequence MYVFTIDQSSSNMVRSVGRKAAYLGELSRMGVRVPWGFVITRSAFRRFMDVTKDKVSEALRGINLEDPKDLSRRYEIVKDIITRTELPLDISLEIEHYAREISSNLVAVRPTITSGMSGPSFAGEMETFLYVNKIDLPFFIKQAWASYFNPRSLAYRIAQGIPLDIAVLVQEMIDPEAAGTVFTIHPVTGNPNWVIIESSWGLGQAVTRGLVTPDRFVLPKRDRVIAEKNIGNKHLMLRYDPQYGGIREIPLGGKALEPSLTDEKAIELANLALRIEEFFGRHVNLEWALQDKKLYILEVRGVKTMWEEI encoded by the coding sequence ATGTATGTGTTCACGATTGATCAATCATCATCTAACATGGTAAGGTCGGTGGGACGAAAGGCGGCTTACCTGGGAGAACTGTCTAGAATGGGAGTTAGGGTTCCGTGGGGTTTCGTAATTACAAGGTCTGCATTTAGGAGATTTATGGACGTAACTAAGGATAAGGTCAGTGAAGCTCTGCGCGGTATAAATTTAGAGGATCCGAAGGACCTCTCAAGGAGATATGAAATCGTCAAGGACATAATTACTAGAACCGAGCTTCCTCTGGATATCTCCCTAGAGATAGAACACTATGCCAGAGAAATTTCAAGCAATCTGGTGGCTGTTAGACCGACTATCACCAGTGGGATGTCAGGACCGAGCTTCGCAGGCGAAATGGAGACATTCCTCTACGTAAACAAGATAGACCTACCTTTCTTCATTAAGCAGGCTTGGGCAAGTTACTTCAATCCTAGATCCCTAGCCTATAGGATTGCCCAGGGTATCCCACTGGATATCGCAGTTTTAGTCCAGGAGATGATTGATCCTGAAGCTGCAGGGACCGTGTTCACTATACATCCGGTTACGGGTAACCCCAACTGGGTAATTATCGAATCTTCTTGGGGTTTAGGTCAGGCAGTTACGAGGGGATTAGTGACCCCGGATAGGTTCGTTCTTCCAAAAAGAGACAGGGTAATAGCTGAGAAGAACATCGGTAACAAGCACCTCATGTTAAGATATGATCCGCAGTACGGTGGCATAAGGGAAATTCCGCTCGGAGGAAAGGCACTTGAGCCGTCTTTGACAGACGAGAAAGCAATAGAGCTGGCTAATCTGGCCTTAAGGATCGAGGAGTTTTTTGGTAGACATGTAAATTTAGAGTGGGCTCTCCAGGATAAGAAGCTGTACATCCTTGAGGTGAGAGGAGTGAAAACCATGTGGGAAGAGATTTAG
- a CDS encoding zinc-ribbon domain-containing protein: protein MGYPYPYGQPGPYGSPYQGNPYGNPYGSGNPYGSNFSSILACEQSTGLGGKQQIIPLQYPINLGYLVQEVSMFLMGQGFQTFPIIGYNMAVIQAQHKSLLGYITDSNKAYTIRLCQGQGMLMVETGIANLMQDLITAGATALISDEVLHSSLLTLAGGGLDVYEMYKQYSQEEQIMNMIMMLATQAPPMYPGPQVPQPYQNQPGYQPYQAQQTKPYSSPSQPSTQSPPQGGNQQTQTGVGQQASTKCWSCGETIPGSAKFCPNCGASQQQVKCNQCGAMNPPSAKFCSSCGNKLH from the coding sequence ATGGGATATCCATATCCTTACGGTCAGCCAGGTCCTTACGGATCTCCATATCAGGGCAATCCATACGGTAATCCTTATGGCTCTGGTAATCCTTATGGCTCCAACTTCTCATCAATCTTAGCCTGTGAACAGTCAACAGGGCTAGGAGGTAAACAACAGATAATTCCTCTCCAGTATCCCATAAATCTAGGTTACCTCGTACAAGAGGTCTCGATGTTCCTCATGGGTCAGGGATTTCAAACCTTCCCTATTATAGGTTACAATATGGCTGTGATCCAAGCCCAGCACAAGTCATTACTGGGTTATATAACAGATAGTAACAAGGCTTACACTATTAGGTTATGTCAGGGGCAGGGTATGCTTATGGTGGAGACTGGAATCGCCAACCTTATGCAGGACCTGATAACGGCAGGAGCAACTGCCTTAATAAGCGACGAGGTTCTCCACAGCTCACTTCTCACCCTGGCTGGAGGTGGTCTAGATGTCTATGAAATGTATAAGCAGTACTCCCAGGAGGAACAGATCATGAACATGATAATGATGCTAGCTACTCAAGCCCCTCCAATGTATCCGGGACCTCAGGTTCCTCAACCCTACCAAAACCAGCCGGGATATCAGCCATATCAGGCCCAACAGACAAAGCCTTACTCTTCTCCGAGCCAGCCTTCGACTCAGAGTCCTCCTCAGGGTGGAAATCAGCAAACTCAAACTGGGGTGGGCCAACAGGCATCAACCAAATGCTGGAGCTGTGGTGAAACCATACCGGGATCGGCTAAGTTCTGCCCCAACTGTGGAGCGTCACAACAACAGGTCAAATGTAACCAATGCGGAGCCATGAATCCTCCCAGTGCTAAATTTTGCTCGTCATGTGGAAATAAACTGCATTGA
- a CDS encoding alcohol dehydrogenase catalytic domain-containing protein, producing MRALIFERRGLDNLVVRDVPSPTVDSGQVKLRIVLAGVNPVDLMAVESLPVSPLPHIPGSEFFGIVEEVGKEVTHVSPGDRVAVYTRLFDGTCESCLRGDQTYCIQGKRIGVESQGGYAEEIVIPSRNVIRSNLPDEILASLPIASLTPYHALRSVGVGPDDTVVVIGASGNTGIFAIQLAKMMGAKVIAISSKPWVKEMGADVVTDYNGAEGTIRELTEGKMGSVVLNSLGEKYWDLGLRLVGNHGKIISFGSLTGGKVQLDMNRIYSKHVSIVGTNRGNMGEFIDLERIAGNLKVKTWKVFDLDEGKDALLALRDGNRDGRIFIKVS from the coding sequence ATGCGAGCCTTAATCTTTGAGAGGAGGGGTTTAGACAACCTGGTGGTAAGAGATGTTCCTTCGCCAACTGTTGATAGTGGTCAGGTTAAACTTAGGATAGTCTTGGCAGGAGTGAATCCCGTGGACTTAATGGCGGTGGAGTCTCTCCCTGTCTCTCCCTTACCACATATTCCAGGTTCAGAGTTCTTCGGAATAGTCGAGGAAGTAGGTAAGGAGGTAACTCACGTCTCCCCAGGTGATAGGGTTGCCGTGTACACTCGCTTGTTTGACGGGACTTGCGAATCATGTCTCCGAGGAGATCAGACATATTGTATTCAAGGGAAGAGAATAGGGGTGGAAAGTCAGGGCGGATATGCCGAAGAAATAGTTATCCCAAGCAGAAACGTCATTCGTTCTAATCTTCCAGACGAGATCTTGGCTAGCCTCCCAATAGCTTCCCTAACACCCTATCACGCCCTGAGATCGGTAGGAGTCGGCCCAGACGACACTGTAGTCGTGATTGGGGCCTCGGGCAACACTGGAATTTTTGCCATACAATTAGCGAAGATGATGGGAGCCAAGGTGATAGCGATCAGCTCTAAACCTTGGGTAAAGGAAATGGGAGCCGACGTAGTGACTGACTACAATGGTGCGGAGGGTACTATAAGGGAATTAACCGAAGGGAAGATGGGTTCGGTGGTATTGAACTCTCTAGGGGAGAAATATTGGGACCTGGGACTAAGGCTTGTCGGGAATCACGGGAAGATAATCTCTTTCGGCAGTCTTACTGGAGGAAAAGTTCAGCTCGATATGAACAGGATTTACTCCAAGCACGTTTCCATCGTCGGGACTAATCGGGGGAACATGGGGGAGTTCATCGACCTCGAAAGAATAGCTGGGAATCTAAAGGTGAAGACGTGGAAAGTATTCGATCTTGATGAAGGGAAAGACGCTCTATTGGCCTTGAGAGATGGAAACAGGGATGGGAGAATTTTCATTAAGGTTAGTTGA
- a CDS encoding MFS transporter, protein MDKEVRLLIFSSSILGILWGANSLATSLYLKSLGYDPLFIGLVLGAGTITGSAISVVVSILSDAYGRKKFIVINRVLSILGIFVFGIVKIPYGYLVVNQFGGSLTTSFLSEKTKDLEKSLSLQTALSQIFVVLGNLVGGSLSFFYLYMVEILVLGSSLLLVLLVREKYERRPVTLKLRSASVVQKFAVDSLIGLGAGALLPLISLWFSLSFNVSRLSLTPVFVASQLSLSLGTLLAPRLGNKFGKVRAIVYTHVSAIAVLVMIPFAPTFLLASSLYVLRNVLMNMTSPLFSSLILQLVPREERGRAQTFIQLMDSIPRSLGPTLGGYFLSLGILWLPFIFTGLMYSVSTGLFFVMFKDVNLPNSSNSPSNVNEARN, encoded by the coding sequence ATGGACAAAGAGGTAAGGCTCCTAATATTCTCCTCCTCAATTCTGGGTATTCTCTGGGGAGCAAACTCGCTCGCAACTTCACTCTATCTCAAGAGCCTTGGTTACGATCCCCTCTTCATAGGTCTCGTGCTGGGAGCTGGGACAATCACAGGGTCAGCTATCTCTGTTGTTGTATCTATCCTCTCAGACGCGTATGGTAGGAAGAAATTCATAGTAATCAACAGGGTGCTTTCCATCCTAGGGATTTTCGTTTTTGGGATCGTGAAAATACCCTATGGCTATCTTGTGGTAAATCAGTTCGGCGGAAGTTTAACGACCTCTTTTCTTTCAGAAAAAACCAAGGATCTAGAGAAGTCCCTCAGCCTTCAGACTGCCCTATCCCAAATCTTCGTGGTGTTGGGTAACCTTGTGGGGGGCTCGCTCTCCTTCTTTTACCTCTACATGGTCGAAATTCTGGTTCTTGGATCCTCTCTTCTGTTAGTACTCCTTGTCAGAGAAAAATACGAAAGGAGGCCTGTTACCCTAAAGCTTAGATCTGCAAGCGTGGTTCAAAAGTTCGCGGTTGATTCCCTCATAGGACTGGGAGCCGGCGCTCTCCTCCCCCTGATTTCGCTTTGGTTCAGTTTATCCTTTAACGTGTCAAGACTATCTCTCACTCCGGTCTTCGTAGCCTCACAACTTTCCCTATCCCTTGGAACCCTTTTGGCTCCAAGGCTAGGAAATAAGTTTGGAAAGGTGAGAGCAATAGTCTACACTCACGTTTCTGCAATAGCTGTTCTTGTAATGATTCCCTTTGCCCCGACGTTTCTCCTAGCTTCCTCCTTATACGTGTTGAGAAACGTTCTCATGAACATGACATCTCCACTTTTTTCCAGCCTGATCCTCCAACTTGTTCCTAGAGAAGAGAGAGGGAGAGCCCAAACCTTTATTCAACTTATGGACTCAATCCCTAGATCCTTGGGTCCAACTCTAGGAGGTTACTTCCTTTCACTGGGGATCCTATGGCTTCCATTTATTTTCACTGGGCTTATGTACAGCGTGTCAACAGGTTTATTCTTCGTCATGTTTAAGGACGTTAATCTACCTAATTCCTCTAATTCTCCTAGCAACGTAAATGAGGCTAGAAATTAG